Proteins encoded in a region of the Pseudomonas denitrificans (nom. rej.) genome:
- a CDS encoding class I SAM-dependent methyltransferase: protein MSALTSSHFDEMFRDDPDPWSFRSAWYERRKRGLILASLPRGRFASGYEPACANGETSAELAGRVDSLLCSDFSAEALALARQRLAGLENVRLARHCLPADWPRERFELIVLGELGYYLAPDDWACICQRAAASLQPGGVLVACHWRHPIDGCSLTGDAVHEHLARAMAAAATVSHVEPDFRLELWYGEAAA, encoded by the coding sequence GTGAGCGCACTGACCTCCAGCCATTTCGACGAGATGTTCCGTGACGATCCTGACCCCTGGTCATTCCGCTCTGCCTGGTACGAGCGCCGCAAGCGCGGGTTGATCCTTGCCAGCTTGCCGCGCGGCCGGTTCGCCAGTGGCTACGAGCCGGCCTGCGCGAATGGCGAGACCAGCGCCGAACTCGCTGGCAGGGTCGACTCGCTGCTGTGCAGCGACTTCAGTGCCGAGGCCCTCGCCCTCGCCCGCCAGCGTCTTGCCGGGCTTGAGAACGTTCGGCTGGCCAGGCACTGCCTGCCCGCCGACTGGCCTCGGGAGCGCTTCGAGCTGATCGTGCTGGGTGAATTGGGCTATTACCTGGCGCCTGACGACTGGGCCTGCATCTGCCAGCGCGCGGCGGCCAGCCTGCAGCCGGGCGGCGTGCTGGTCGCCTGCCACTGGCGCCATCCCATCGACGGCTGCTCGCTCACGGGGGATGCGGTGCATGAACACCTCGCACGGGCAATGGCCGCTGCAGCCACGGTCAGCCATGTCGAGCCGGATTTTCGCCTGGAGCTGTGGTACGGCGAGGCCGCTGCATGA
- a CDS encoding thiamine pyrophosphate-requiring protein: MSQTVADQLLERLTRWGVQRVFGYPGDGINGIMGAFGRHAEDFDYIRVRHEEMAAFMAGAHAKFTGDVGVCLATSGPGAIHLLNGLYDARMDHQPVLAIVGQQAVTSLGSDYQQEVDLHTLFRDVSNYVETVASPSQLLHVIDRALRVACSERQVATVIIPNDVQQMPAEKPPHKHGHVYSGVGFIAPRPYAREEELVAAAEILNAGRKVAILVGAGALGAHQEVEAVAEALSAGVAKALLGKMVIADDLPYVTGSIGLLGTRASAELMERCDTLLMIGTTFPYSEFLPRPGQARAVQIDLQARNVSMRYPIDQVLLGDAGETLQRLLPLLKPKRHGTWRIRIEKAVENSWKELREQAMKPAEPINPQRVFWELSPQLPDDVILAGDSGSHTNWYARDLRARPGMLGSLSGKLASMGSGVPYALAAKLAHPERPVIAMVGDGAMQMNGNAELVTVQQYHKRWKDNPTFIVLVLNNGDLNQVTWEQRALAGDPEFAAAQEVIDFPYARYAELLGFRGIRVTDPAHLGAAWQEAFESDRPVLLEVLTDPDVPPLPPHISFEQARNLLGALPGDPRRWGVLRQSARQLLARK, from the coding sequence ATGTCCCAGACGGTCGCCGATCAATTGCTCGAACGCCTCACCCGGTGGGGCGTACAACGCGTCTTCGGCTATCCCGGCGACGGCATCAACGGAATCATGGGAGCCTTCGGCCGGCACGCCGAAGACTTCGACTACATTCGCGTGCGCCACGAGGAAATGGCTGCCTTCATGGCCGGCGCCCACGCCAAGTTCACCGGTGACGTGGGCGTCTGCCTGGCGACCTCCGGGCCGGGCGCCATCCACCTGCTGAACGGCCTTTACGATGCGCGCATGGACCACCAGCCGGTGTTGGCCATCGTCGGCCAGCAGGCGGTGACTTCCCTGGGCAGCGACTACCAGCAGGAAGTGGACCTGCATACGCTGTTCCGCGACGTGAGCAATTATGTGGAGACCGTGGCCAGCCCGAGCCAGTTGCTCCATGTGATCGACCGAGCATTGCGGGTCGCCTGCAGCGAGCGCCAGGTCGCCACCGTGATCATCCCCAACGACGTGCAGCAGATGCCGGCGGAAAAGCCACCACACAAGCATGGCCATGTCTATTCGGGGGTCGGCTTCATCGCACCGCGGCCCTATGCTCGCGAGGAAGAGCTGGTGGCCGCCGCGGAAATCCTCAATGCCGGGCGCAAGGTCGCCATCCTGGTCGGTGCCGGTGCGCTGGGGGCTCACCAGGAAGTCGAGGCGGTGGCCGAGGCGCTTTCCGCGGGTGTTGCCAAGGCGCTGTTGGGCAAGATGGTGATCGCCGACGACCTGCCTTACGTGACAGGCTCCATCGGCCTGCTCGGCACCCGCGCCAGCGCCGAGCTGATGGAGCGCTGCGACACGCTGTTGATGATCGGCACCACCTTTCCCTACAGCGAATTTCTACCCAGGCCGGGGCAGGCAAGGGCGGTGCAGATCGACCTGCAGGCACGCAACGTCAGCATGCGTTACCCCATCGACCAGGTATTGCTGGGCGACGCCGGGGAAACCCTGCAGCGCCTGTTGCCGCTGCTCAAGCCCAAGCGCCACGGTACCTGGCGCATCCGTATCGAGAAGGCGGTGGAGAACAGCTGGAAGGAGCTGCGCGAGCAGGCGATGAAGCCCGCCGAACCGATCAACCCGCAGCGGGTGTTCTGGGAGCTTTCGCCGCAATTGCCGGACGATGTGATCCTGGCGGGCGACAGCGGCTCCCACACCAACTGGTATGCCCGCGACCTGCGTGCGCGCCCCGGCATGCTCGGCTCGCTCTCCGGCAAGCTGGCCAGCATGGGTAGCGGAGTGCCCTACGCCCTGGCGGCCAAGCTGGCGCACCCCGAGCGCCCGGTGATCGCCATGGTCGGCGACGGCGCCATGCAGATGAACGGAAACGCCGAACTGGTCACCGTGCAGCAGTACCACAAGCGCTGGAAGGACAACCCGACCTTCATCGTGCTGGTGCTCAACAACGGCGACCTCAACCAGGTCACCTGGGAACAGCGCGCCCTGGCCGGCGACCCGGAGTTTGCCGCTGCCCAGGAAGTCATCGACTTCCCTTATGCGCGCTATGCCGAGCTGCTGGGCTTTCGCGGCATCCGCGTGACCGACCCCGCGCATCTGGGCGCAGCCTGGCAGGAAGCCTTCGAATCCGACCGCCCGGTGCTGCTGGAGGTGCTCACCGATCCCGACGTACCGCCACTGCCGCCGCACATCAGCTTCGAGCAGGCGCGCAACCTGCTCGGCGCCTTGCCCGGCGACCCGCGCCGCTGGGGCGTGCTGCGCCAGAGCGCGCGGCAGTTGCTGGCGCGCAAATGA
- a CDS encoding glycosyltransferase, with translation MIGVLVPAHNEAELLGACLTSLQQAARHPELNEETVCILVVLDACTDGSEAVAHAAGVSVLRVEERNVGHARRAGAARLLELGARWLACTDADSSVDRDWLVRQLAFGAEAVCGTVRVEDWSPRLEPVRLIYEDHYQSHEDHRHIHGANLGVCARAYQRAGGFRPLPADEDVHLVRDLERSGARIVWTHQTCVTTSARRDCRARHGFGEFLDGLAAPSG, from the coding sequence ATGATCGGCGTACTGGTGCCGGCACATAACGAAGCGGAACTGCTCGGCGCCTGCCTGACGTCGCTGCAGCAGGCGGCACGGCATCCGGAGCTGAACGAGGAAACGGTGTGCATCCTTGTCGTGCTGGACGCCTGCACTGACGGCAGCGAAGCCGTGGCGCACGCAGCGGGTGTCTCCGTGCTGCGAGTCGAAGAACGCAACGTTGGCCATGCCCGCCGCGCCGGGGCGGCGCGTCTGCTGGAACTGGGTGCCCGCTGGCTGGCCTGCACCGACGCGGACAGCAGCGTCGACCGCGACTGGCTGGTGCGCCAGCTGGCTTTCGGCGCAGAAGCTGTCTGCGGCACTGTACGCGTGGAGGACTGGTCGCCCCGCCTGGAGCCGGTTCGCCTGATCTACGAAGATCATTACCAGAGCCACGAGGACCACCGGCATATCCATGGCGCCAACCTGGGCGTCTGTGCCCGCGCCTACCAGCGCGCCGGCGGCTTCCGCCCGCTGCCTGCGGACGAGGACGTGCACCTGGTCCGCGACCTGGAGCGCAGCGGCGCTCGTATCGTCTGGACGCACCAGACCTGCGTGACGACCAGCGCTCGTCGTGATTGCCGGGCGCGCCACGGTTTCGGCGAGTTCCTTGATGGACTCGCGGCACCTTCTGGATGA
- a CDS encoding acyl-CoA dehydrogenase → MAMTQDGLNALCALLQDFELPLHADQQQATLGHTLRTLSDSGLDLLPSPGSGATLRRWQALSAVAGSDLSLLKLYEGHTDALAILGELEGETRPGTWAVWAAEPPGTSVRIVAREAGFVRISGSKPWCSGASLVEHALVTAKDEQDRPQLIAVTLDQPGVRMGDGDWHAVGMAATRSATVDFQGVLARCVGNPQAYLQRPGFWHGGAGIAACWYGAASCLASYLRNGRAEDVHAMAHLGAVDAALAGAAGALRECASWIDDNPEADSELPARRVRAQVEGAVEAVQWHVGHALGATPFCRDRRFARIAADLPVFLRQSHGERDLAHLGLQLANQRHERWAL, encoded by the coding sequence ATCGCCATGACCCAGGATGGCCTGAATGCACTGTGCGCCCTGCTCCAGGATTTCGAACTGCCGCTGCACGCCGACCAGCAGCAAGCCACGCTCGGCCACACGCTGCGCACCCTGAGCGACAGCGGGCTGGACCTGCTGCCCAGCCCGGGGAGCGGCGCCACCCTGCGCCGCTGGCAGGCTCTGTCGGCGGTAGCCGGCAGCGATCTGTCGCTGCTCAAGCTGTACGAGGGGCATACCGACGCCTTGGCCATCCTTGGCGAACTGGAGGGAGAAACCCGTCCCGGCACCTGGGCGGTCTGGGCGGCCGAGCCGCCGGGCACCAGCGTGAGGATCGTTGCCCGCGAGGCCGGGTTCGTGCGCATCAGCGGCAGCAAGCCATGGTGCTCGGGCGCCTCGCTGGTGGAGCACGCGCTGGTGACGGCCAAGGATGAGCAGGATCGCCCGCAGTTGATTGCCGTGACCCTCGACCAGCCGGGCGTAAGGATGGGCGATGGCGATTGGCATGCCGTCGGCATGGCGGCTACCCGCAGCGCCACGGTTGATTTCCAGGGGGTACTGGCGCGCTGCGTAGGCAATCCGCAGGCCTATCTGCAGCGGCCGGGTTTCTGGCACGGCGGCGCCGGCATAGCCGCCTGCTGGTACGGCGCTGCCAGTTGCCTGGCCAGTTACCTGCGCAATGGCCGGGCCGAAGACGTGCACGCCATGGCCCATCTGGGCGCGGTGGATGCCGCGCTGGCGGGCGCCGCCGGTGCATTGCGCGAATGCGCCAGCTGGATCGACGACAACCCGGAGGCCGACTCCGAGCTGCCCGCGCGCCGGGTACGTGCCCAGGTCGAAGGCGCGGTCGAGGCTGTGCAATGGCACGTCGGCCACGCCCTTGGCGCCACGCCTTTCTGCCGCGACCGGCGCTTCGCCCGGATTGCCGCCGACCTGCCGGTATTTCTCCGCCAGAGCCACGGCGAGCGCGACCTGGCGCACCTTGGACTGCAGCTGGCGAACCAGCGCCACGAACGGTGGGCGTTGTGA
- a CDS encoding low affinity iron permease family protein, with protein sequence MSNAANNSPDEKKAGASFSRFAQALSQWAGRPLTFALACVLLVGWALSGPFFHFNDTWQLVINTSTTIITFLMVFLIQSTQNRDTDALHIKIDELLRTTHHAHRVLMGLDDMGSEELQKLRKTYEEMGEENNATEGSPQKVANREEQQERNPGD encoded by the coding sequence ATGTCGAACGCGGCGAATAATTCCCCCGACGAGAAAAAGGCCGGGGCCAGCTTCTCGCGCTTCGCCCAGGCCCTGTCGCAATGGGCCGGTCGCCCGCTGACCTTCGCCCTCGCCTGCGTGCTGCTGGTGGGGTGGGCGCTCAGCGGGCCGTTCTTCCATTTCAACGACACCTGGCAACTGGTGATCAACACCTCGACCACCATCATCACCTTCCTCATGGTGTTCCTCATCCAGAGCACCCAGAACCGCGACACCGACGCGCTGCACATCAAGATCGACGAACTCCTGCGCACCACCCATCACGCCCACCGCGTGCTCATGGGGCTGGACGACATGGGCAGCGAAGAACTGCAGAAGCTGCGCAAGACCTACGAGGAAATGGGCGAGGAGAACAACGCCACGGAAGGTTCGCCACAGAAAGTGGCCAACCGGGAAGAACAGCAGGAGCGCAATCCGGGGGATTGA
- a CDS encoding PIG-L deacetylase family protein, translated as MSDAVDLIAGSAGTPISAWRAGGQLDRLPRISSRELFPAGRRLVVVAPHPDDEVLACGGLLASLAGDREGLLISVTDGEGSHPDSPHWTPQRLRTTRQEESRRALAELGLDRLSWQWQRLHLPDSGVQADALAEALTEWIRPGDRLISTWRHDGHRDHEATGLACAQTAARCGARHIEAPIWAWHWASPGDPRLPWARAHRLDIDEAAMQRKRRAIHAHASQLEGPRPILDARLLETLLQPFEVYFL; from the coding sequence GTGAGTGACGCTGTCGACCTGATCGCCGGTTCGGCCGGCACGCCCATCTCAGCCTGGCGGGCCGGCGGGCAGTTGGATCGGCTGCCGCGAATCAGCAGCCGCGAGCTGTTCCCGGCGGGCCGGCGGTTGGTGGTGGTGGCGCCGCATCCCGACGACGAGGTACTGGCGTGCGGCGGCCTGTTGGCCAGTCTTGCCGGTGATCGCGAGGGGCTGCTGATCTCTGTCACTGATGGTGAAGGCAGCCACCCGGACTCGCCGCACTGGACGCCGCAGCGCCTGCGCACGACTCGGCAGGAAGAAAGCCGTCGCGCACTGGCCGAACTGGGTCTCGATCGCCTCTCATGGCAATGGCAGCGCCTGCACCTGCCGGACAGTGGTGTACAAGCCGATGCCCTGGCAGAAGCGCTGACCGAATGGATACGACCCGGCGATCGGTTGATCAGCACCTGGCGCCACGACGGCCACCGCGACCACGAGGCCACCGGGCTGGCCTGCGCCCAGACCGCCGCGCGCTGCGGCGCCCGGCATATTGAAGCGCCAATCTGGGCCTGGCACTGGGCCTCGCCCGGCGACCCGCGCCTGCCCTGGGCCAGGGCGCACCGACTGGATATCGACGAGGCCGCGATGCAGCGCAAACGCCGGGCGATCCACGCGCACGCCAGCCAGCTCGAAGGCCCCCGGCCGATCCTCGATGCGCGCCTGCTGGAGACCCTGCTGCAACCCTTCGAGGTGTATTTCCTGTGA
- a CDS encoding DUF3182 family protein, with protein MNDADRPRLVVACSLDPDAQPADRQTHEALASWLAQIQGLDFRSEPPSHRQPGQQFYWVPDATVAGREQAEEFGIHGPLDLFGGYVQYGFQGGKAIVHPLIDRPTLTPRGWSDAFAARVKPLVLDGHSVFSHNDAVRCASARLQRGPQRLKPAASRGGQGQQVVADTDQLAEALACYEEDDYQEGLVVEDDLDEPQTHSVGQVMINGVLLSYHGVQQRNHNPRGELVYGGSDLLVVRGDFACLLALDLVESVKLAIHQAMQFDRAAHQLLPAFFASRRNYDVAQGLDVHGQRCSGVLEQSWRIGGASGAELAALEAFVADPALCVVRASTFEIFEDKPLPDNVRVLYRGPDEHGDFLMKYAMVAPYVFP; from the coding sequence AGACCCACGAGGCGCTGGCCTCCTGGCTGGCGCAGATCCAGGGCCTGGACTTCCGCTCCGAACCGCCCTCGCACCGGCAGCCCGGCCAGCAGTTCTACTGGGTGCCGGATGCCACGGTGGCAGGTCGCGAACAGGCTGAGGAGTTTGGCATCCATGGCCCGTTGGACCTGTTCGGCGGCTATGTGCAATACGGCTTCCAGGGCGGCAAGGCCATCGTCCACCCGCTGATCGACCGACCGACCCTGACCCCGCGCGGCTGGAGCGACGCATTCGCTGCACGGGTAAAACCGCTGGTGCTCGATGGCCACAGCGTGTTCTCCCACAACGACGCCGTGCGTTGTGCCAGCGCCCGCCTGCAGCGTGGCCCGCAACGGCTGAAGCCGGCAGCCAGCCGGGGCGGGCAGGGCCAGCAGGTCGTGGCGGATACGGACCAGTTGGCAGAGGCCCTGGCTTGCTACGAGGAAGATGATTACCAGGAAGGGCTGGTGGTCGAGGACGACCTGGACGAGCCGCAGACCCACAGCGTCGGCCAGGTAATGATCAATGGTGTTCTGCTCAGCTATCACGGCGTCCAGCAGCGCAACCACAATCCGCGCGGTGAGCTGGTTTACGGCGGTAGTGACCTGCTGGTGGTACGTGGCGACTTCGCCTGCCTGCTCGCACTGGACCTGGTGGAATCGGTGAAACTGGCAATCCACCAGGCGATGCAGTTCGACCGCGCCGCGCATCAGTTGCTGCCGGCCTTTTTCGCCTCGCGGCGCAACTATGACGTCGCCCAGGGCCTGGACGTCCACGGCCAGCGTTGCTCGGGCGTGCTGGAGCAGTCCTGGCGTATCGGCGGTGCCAGCGGAGCAGAACTGGCGGCGCTGGAAGCCTTCGTCGCCGATCCGGCGCTGTGCGTGGTGCGTGCCTCGACGTTCGAAATCTTCGAGGACAAACCCCTGCCGGACAACGTTCGCGTGCTGTATCGCGGGCCGGACGAGCACGGCGATTTCCTCATGAAGTACGCAATGGTGGCGCCTTATGTCTTCCCGTGA
- a CDS encoding alpha/beta hydrolase family protein, with amino-acid sequence MSSRDELFPREFSSDERIDIDVGSLRLQGNFLSPRTHVPGVLFVHGWGGSQERDLNRARGIAGLGCVCLTFDLAGHGAGEALQASITREDNLRDLLAAYDRLAAHPRIDSSAIAVVGTSYGGYLAAILTELRAVRWLALRVPAIYRDEDWDVPKRDLPRDDLMAYRSSLIPAASNRALKACSGFHGDVLLVESEHDSYIPHPTIMSYRAAFQRTHSLTHRIIDQADHALSSETSQAAYTDILVRWITEMVVGERANRLIVG; translated from the coding sequence ATGTCTTCCCGTGACGAGCTGTTTCCCCGTGAGTTTTCCAGCGACGAGCGCATCGATATCGATGTCGGCAGCCTGCGCCTGCAGGGTAATTTCCTCAGCCCGCGCACTCATGTACCCGGCGTACTCTTCGTGCACGGCTGGGGCGGCAGCCAGGAACGCGATCTCAATCGGGCTCGCGGTATCGCCGGGCTTGGCTGCGTCTGCCTGACCTTCGACCTGGCCGGCCACGGCGCTGGCGAAGCGCTGCAGGCTTCCATCACCCGCGAAGACAACCTGCGCGACTTGCTGGCCGCCTATGATCGGCTGGCGGCGCACCCACGCATCGACTCCAGCGCCATCGCGGTGGTCGGCACCAGCTATGGCGGCTATCTCGCCGCGATCCTCACCGAGTTGCGCGCTGTGCGCTGGCTCGCCCTGCGCGTGCCGGCGATCTACCGCGACGAGGACTGGGACGTGCCCAAGCGCGACCTGCCCCGCGACGACCTGATGGCCTACCGCTCCAGCCTGATCCCGGCGGCCAGCAACCGCGCACTGAAGGCCTGTTCCGGATTTCACGGCGATGTGTTGCTGGTGGAGTCCGAGCACGACAGCTATATCCCGCACCCGACCATCATGAGTTACCGCGCAGCCTTCCAGCGCACACATTCGCTGACTCACCGGATCATCGACCAGGCCGACCATGCGCTGAGCAGCGAGACGTCCCAGGCCGCCTACACCGACATCCTGGTGCGCTGGATCACCGAGATGGTGGTCGGCGAGCGGGCCAACCGGCTGATCGTCGGCTGA